The DNA segment GGGCAAATACACCCGAGGGGTTCATTGAGACCGGCGAGTTCAGCCCAGAAAACTGGATGGTTGGTCTTAGCTATGCCTTGCGTGTGTCGGACAGGTTTGCGTTTGGAGGGCATCTGAAATACGTCCACGAGAAGTTGGGATCCAACTTGGAGGGGTTTTTTGCGAATCCAAAAGAATTCACTGCGGAAATGAACGTACCCGCGTTCGACTTCGGAACGATATACTATACCGGCTTCAAGGATCTACGTTTGGCCATGTCCCTACAGAACTTCTCTCAGGAAAAGAAGTATCGCGCTGAGCATTTCGCATTGCCTCTTACACTTCGCTTCGGGATGGCTATGGATGTCAGCAAGTTCGTGTTGGACAGCCCGAACCATAGCCTGACGTTCTGCGTGGACGCCTTGCATCCTCGAGATTATTCGGAACGCTTGCTCTTCGGCCTTGAGTATGCATTCGATAACATGTTCTTTCTGAGAGGTGGTTACAAGACGAACTACGATGAGGAGGATATATCCTTTGGTGCCGGCTTGAATTACAATCTTGGAGGCGTTTCGTTGGTTCTCGACTACGGTTACATCCGCTTTTCCCACTTTGACGCGGCTCAGATCTTTTCGTTCGGGTTCAAGTTCTGAGTCCGATTCGATCCACTTTTTTGGGATTCGTGCCTGACGTAGAAGCCTCGAGGACGAGAAAGAGAGATGGAGGCGGTGGCATGAGATGGGAAAAATGGTTGCTCCCGGCGGGCGCGGGGCTTTGCCTCTTGGCAGCTCTGGCCTTATCCGGCTGCGAGGCGCCGACCGATCCAATGTACAACACCTACGGCGGTAACATTCCTGATCCTTTCCCAAGTGGACGCCCTGCTGCACGACTGGATTCCCTTCGTCCGCAAAGTGGTTATCTGAAAGATATCGTGATCCTATACGGTAGCGGGTTCGACCCGGATCCGGTCTACAACTTTGTAGCGTTCGGGAAACGAAGGGCGGAGGTTTTGGAAGCGAGCGAAAATATGCTTAAGGTTCGAGCTCCGAATATATCCGGGGAGACGGT comes from the candidate division KSB1 bacterium genome and includes:
- a CDS encoding PorV/PorQ family protein, with product MKTTHRSLAWTLAILLLSVHGGYGKEMKKVAQAGMKWLAIPLGGRASSLGGAYTAMPGGVSSIFWNPSGTAFGEGRNVFLSQAKWIADITVNAAAVTCELGRWGVMGASFVSVDWGTLYGTRRANTPEGFIETGEFSPENWMVGLSYALRVSDRFAFGGHLKYVHEKLGSNLEGFFANPKEFTAEMNVPAFDFGTIYYTGFKDLRLAMSLQNFSQEKKYRAEHFALPLTLRFGMAMDVSKFVLDSPNHSLTFCVDALHPRDYSERLLFGLEYAFDNMFFLRGGYKTNYDEEDISFGAGLNYNLGGVSLVLDYGYIRFSHFDAAQIFSFGFKF